A single region of the Arthrobacter sp. zg-Y820 genome encodes:
- the gcvT gene encoding glycine cleavage system aminomethyltransferase GcvT, translated as MTEKYTALFEEHKRLGAAFTDFGGWQMPLKYSSELAEHRAVRTAAGLFDLSHMGEVEVAGPDAGAFLDYALAGKLSAVKIGRAKYSLITNDDGGIIDDLISYRLAEDSYLVVPNAGNAPVVAAELAARAEGFDVRVHDVSAETSLVAVQGPEAEVILLALVPADQQDLVTGMKYYAVATVGIRAGERTLELLVARTGYTGEDGFEIYVPNDAAPALWSALLAAGEGRGLIPAGLACRDSLRLEAGMPLYGNELTLDTDPYAAGLGPVVALSKEGDFVGRAALEARKAAGPARRLVGLKGAGRRSARSHYPVLRDGTAVGEVTSGAPSPTLGYPIALAYVDAACTEPGTTLDVDLRGKPEQFTVVELPFYRREK; from the coding sequence ATGACTGAGAAATACACGGCGCTCTTTGAAGAGCACAAACGGCTCGGCGCTGCCTTCACCGATTTCGGCGGCTGGCAGATGCCTCTAAAGTACAGCTCCGAGCTGGCCGAACACCGCGCCGTCCGCACGGCCGCCGGCCTCTTTGACCTCTCGCACATGGGCGAAGTCGAGGTTGCCGGCCCGGACGCCGGCGCGTTCCTGGACTACGCCCTGGCCGGCAAGCTCTCCGCCGTCAAGATTGGCCGGGCCAAGTACTCGCTGATCACCAACGACGACGGCGGGATCATCGACGATCTGATCAGTTACCGGCTCGCCGAGGACTCCTACCTGGTGGTGCCCAACGCCGGCAACGCACCGGTGGTGGCCGCCGAACTGGCCGCCCGCGCCGAAGGCTTTGACGTGCGCGTGCACGATGTCTCCGCGGAGACCTCGCTGGTGGCCGTGCAGGGCCCCGAGGCTGAAGTCATCCTGCTGGCCCTGGTGCCCGCCGACCAGCAGGACCTGGTCACGGGCATGAAGTACTACGCCGTCGCCACGGTGGGCATCCGGGCGGGGGAGCGGACACTGGAGCTGCTCGTGGCCCGCACCGGCTACACCGGCGAGGACGGCTTCGAGATCTATGTGCCCAACGACGCCGCGCCGGCCCTGTGGTCAGCGCTGCTGGCCGCCGGGGAGGGGCGGGGCCTGATTCCCGCAGGGCTGGCCTGCCGCGACTCCCTCCGGCTCGAGGCCGGAATGCCGCTCTACGGCAACGAACTGACCCTGGACACGGACCCGTACGCCGCAGGCCTGGGCCCCGTCGTCGCCCTCTCCAAGGAGGGGGACTTTGTGGGCCGTGCCGCGCTCGAGGCCCGCAAGGCCGCCGGTCCTGCCCGCCGCCTGGTCGGGCTGAAGGGTGCCGGCCGACGCTCCGCGCGCTCGCACTATCCGGTCCTCAGGGACGGCACGGCAGTCGGCGAAGTCACCTCCGGCGCTCCGAGCCCCACCCTCGGTTATCCGATCGCCCTCGCCTATGTCGACGCGGCCTGCACCGAGCCCGGAACCACCCTCGACGTCGACCTCCGCGGCAAGCCCGAACAGTTCACGGTTGTGGAACTTCCGTTCTACCGGCGCGAGAAGTAG